In Pseudomonas flavescens, the sequence GCCACCGGCATAGCGAGCATGGAAGCCGAGCATCAGCGAGTGCGGAAACGGCCAGTTCTGGCTGCCCTGGTACTCGATGTCGCACACCTCCACGCCCACCTCTTCGCGCACTTCCCGGGCGACGCACTGCTCCACCGACTCGCCGGGTTCGACGAAGCCGGCCAGGGTGCTGTACACGCCGGTGACGAAGCGCGGTGAGCGCGCCAGCAAGACCTCGTCACCGCGCGTGACCAGCACGATCATGCTCGGCGACAAACGCGGGTACTGACGAAGGTTGCAGCGCGGGCAGTGCATGGCCCGCTCGCCAGCGACGGATTGCATGGCCGTGGCACAGCCACCACAGAACCGGTTGTCACTGGCCCAGGTGCCGATCTGCGCCGCATAGCCGAGCATCTGGAACAACTCGGCGTCGCCTTCGAGCATGACCTGACGCAGGCCCTGCCAACTGCACCCCGGCAGCTCCGCCTTGTCATCGAGCTCGAGGAGGTAGAGCGGCTCACCGCGAAAATGGCCGAGACCATGCTCGGCGATCACCGGCAGGCTCTGACTCTTCAGCCAGTCACGGGGAAACAGCAGGCCATGGGCGTCGCCCAGAAAATGCTGGCGATGGTGTGCCAGCACCAGGCCGCCAGGCTGCCGGCAATCCAACAGTTGAGGAACCCAGCCCGAACGCATCAGGCGGCCACCGGCTGACCCAGGGCGCGCACGCTTTCCGTGGCCAGATCCAGCACGCTTGGCTGCGCCAGACCGTTGTCGGCTTCCAGGTAGTATTCGAGGCTGCTCAGCGCGTCGGCGAGCACCTCCAGGCGTGTTTCGGCAGGCATCTGCTCGGCATCGAGCATCTGCGTCTGGATGTAGTCGGCACAGGCACCCACCAAGGCCGCAGCGCGTTCCTGGCCGAGGAACCACAGGCCGCCGCGAACCGCCTGCAGGCTGAACGGCACGTTGGCCAGGTGCATGCGATCACCGGCGGCTTCGAGGTAGGCAGTGATCGCACGCTTGGCCAGGGCGAGACCGGCACGCGCCTCGTCCAGCACCACGATGCGCGCTTCGAAGAGCTGATGCTGCGCGAAGGTGCATACTTCTGGCTCCGGCCGTGGCGTGACCACTCGCTCGCCACGTTCGAGGGTGGCCACCATCCCTTCGACATAGAGCACGGCATCGGCCAGGGTGATCAATTCATCCGGCTGGGCCGCAGCGCCTTCGCACCAGGCAGCGACGGTTGGCAACTGGTTGGCCAGGGAGTTGCCTGCGGAGCTGAGGCCGACCATGGCGAGGGTCTTGCTCAGCTTGCCCAGCAGCGCATGCAAGCTGCTCAGCCCGTCACCCTGCAACGTACCGCGCTCGATCAGATCGAGCAGGTCCTTGACGCTGGCCAGCTCTTCACGGATGGCCGAGCTGAGCGAACGCATGACCGCCTTGCCGGGCCCGGATAGCCGTTGATATTCCTCTTCCAGCAGGTGATCGGTGAACGGCAACGGAGTGATGCCGAACAACTCGCGCACCTCGGCTGCCAGTGCCCCTTGGCCGCCGGACAACGCGACCAGGTAGAGCAACTCCTTGAGCAGGCTGCGCGGCGGTTCGTAGGCACCGTTGGCGAGGATCTGCCGCAATTCGCGGTCGATCCGCGAGAACAGCTGCTTGCGCGATTTGCGCGGCAACAGCTGACCATCGTTCTGAGCCTCCAGGGCAGCCGCCCCCAACCAGCACAGACGACCGCGCGGCTCGTTGGCGAACAGCCCGTCCAGGCGGCTCATCGCGCGGCCCATCAGGCGCATGCTGGCGGCCGGGTTCTGTTCGCGGATGAAGCCAAGCAAACCGACCTGGTACATCTGTCGCAGGCGGCGGCCTTCGTTTTCCTTGGCGGCTGCGTCCAGCGCAGGCGGCACCATGCGCGGCCTGGCCTGGTCGAGGCGCACGCTGAAGAAGAAGCTCTCCGGTAGCGGCGGCTGCTTGCAGGCGTGGCGCAGATCGTTGATCGCCGGCAGCAGCAGTTCGGGCATTTCCTGGCGATGCGCGTCAAGGCCTTCCAGATACCGACGCAGCACATGCAGAGCATTGCTCAGCGCCGCCAACTGGGCGTCACGTTCAGGGCCCACACCAGCGGGAATGTCTGTGGCCTGGTCGAGCACTTCCTGGGCCAGCAGCTCGGCACCGGTGAGCTCGATCAGGTTGAGCGTGCCACGCACCTGTTGCAGGTTGTCCACGGCCTGTTGCAGCAAGCTGCCGTTATTACGCTCGACGATGAACTGTTCGAGGCTCGCTTCGGCCTCTTCGATCGTGGCGAACAGTTCGTCGCGAACCAGCCCCAGTGACGATGCTCCAGAAACCATTCGCTATTGTGCCTCCCGCACAGGTGATAGAACCGCAATCAATCAGCGAACTCGGGGTTCTGCTTGTTCATATGGGCCGCCATGGCCACACGCAGGTCAGCGGATTGCAACATGGCAGCATTCCAGGTGGCGACGTATTCGAGGCCGTCGTCGACGCGATGATCGCGCATATAGCGGATCATTTCCTTGGTGCCGCGCACGGCAACCGGGGATTTTGCGGCGATCACGCGCGCAATGTCCATCACCCCGGCGAGCAATGCGTCGAAATCGCCGTATACCTGGTTGACCAGGCCAATCTCCCGGGCCTCTGCCGCGCCCACGCTACGCCCGGTGAACGCCAGCTCGCGCAGCATGCCATCACCGATGATCCGTGGCAGACGCTGCAGGGTGCCGACGTCGGCGGCCATGCCGATATCGATCTCCTTGATGGCGAACTGGGCATCCTCGGCGCAGTAACGCATGTCGCAGGCCGACACCAGATCGACCGCGCCGCCCAGGCAATAACCGTGAATGGCGGCCAACACCGGCTTGCTGCAGCCGTCGACGGCATTGAACGAGGCCTGCAGGTCGAGAATCTTGCGTCGCAGCGTCCGCGCGTTACGGCCGGGGTCCTTGCCCAGCTGCGTGCCGACCTGGGCCAGCAGGCTGAGATCGATGCCCGAAGAGAAGTGCTTGCCGGCACCGGACAACACCACAGCTCGAATTTCGTCGGTCTCGTCGATCCAGCGGAAGATCTCGATGATCTCCGTCCAGAAGGCGGCATTCATCGCATTTATCTTGTCGGGGCGGTTGATCACCACGTGGGCGACCTTGTCCAGCAGCTCGACACGAAAGGCCTGATATTCGGGCATTGCAGTCATCCTCGGCAGACGGCGCTGGGCGCCCGGGGTACGTTGAACGGATTCTTGTCAGCGGCTCTGAGAGCGCCGCCAAGGCAGCTGCTTGCAAACCGGGCAACTATAGCAAGCAGCGCCTGAAAGTCGATCACGCCCGGTGTGACGTGGAGCACGCCTGGCCCAAGCGGGTGTTTCAGCATGACGGCTGCGCCCGGTTCATGCCTCGATGATGCAATCCACGGTGTAATAACTGCCCTGCTCGCCCTCGTGACGCTGCAGCCCATGCACATCGGCGTCGAAACCCGGGAAGCGCTGCTCGAAGGCCTGTGCGAAGCGCAGGTAATCGATGATCGAGCGGGTTTCCGTGGTGAATCGCTCACCCGGCATGATCAGCGGAATACCCGGCGGATAAGGCACCAGCATCACTGCAGCGATGCGCCCCTGCACGTCGTCGACAAGCACCTCCTCGACCTCGCCACGTACCAACTGGTTATAGGCATCGGCGGGCTTCAGGGCAATCTGTGGCAACACGGTGTACATACGCTTGAGAGATTTGGCGGTGGCGTTTTCCCGGTAGCAGTCGTGCAAGGCGTCGCACAGATCACGCAGGCCCATGCCCTGATAGCGGCCTGCGCCTTCCCGGGCGATGGACGGCAACACGGCGCTCAACGGCAGGTTGGCGTCATAGCTGCGCTTGAATTCCAGCAACTCGGTCAGCAGGGTGCTCCATTTGCCCTTGGTGATCCCCATGGAGAACAGCACGAGGAACGAATACAGCCCCGTCTTTTCGACCACCAGACCACGCTCCCAGAGAAACTTGCTGACCACCGCGGCAGGAATACCACGCTCGTGGAGACGACCGCCTGCGGTCAGTCCCGGCATCACCAGCGTCACCTTGATCGGGTCGAGCAGCACGTAATCCTCGGCCACATCGCCGAAACCGTGCCAGTCGGCCTCGGGCTGCAGCAGCCAGTCGGGCGTCGACACGTCGTCGGCACCTTCGGTCTGCGGCGGCTGCCAGATGCTGAACCACCAGTCCTCGCTGCTCAAACTCTGACCGAGGTTGGCCAGCGCGCGGCGGAAACTCAGGGCTTCGTCGAAGGTTTCCTGGATCAGCGAGCGCCCGGCCGGCCCTTCCATCATCGCCGAGGCCACGTCCAGCGAGGCAATGATGCCGTACTGCGGCGACGTGGAGATATGCATCATGAACGCTTCGTTGAAGCGGTCACGGTCGAGCTTGCGCACGCCACCATCCTGCACGTGAATCATCGACGCCTGACTGAAGGCCGCCAATAGCTTGTGAGTCGAATGGGTGGTGAACACCATGGGCCCACCGGCCTCACGGGTGGTGCCCATGCCGTAGCGACCGGCATAGAACTCGTGGAAGGCGGCATAGGCGTACCAGGCTTCGTCGAAATGCAGAACCTCCACCGAATCGCCCAGGGTGCGCTTGATCAGCTCGGCGTTGTAACACAAGCCGTCGTAGGTCGAGTTGGTCACCACCGCCAGCTTGACCCTGGGCTCACGGCCCCGAGCCAGCGGGCTGGCATCGATCTTGGCCTGGATCGACTCGCGGGAGAACTCGCTCAGCGGAATCGGCCCGATGATGCCCAGCTCGTTACGTTCCGGCGACAGGTACAGCGGAATGGCGCCGGTCATGATGATCGCGTGGAGAATCGACTTGTGACAGTTGCGATCGACCAGCACCAAGTCATCGCGGCCGACCATCGAGTGCCAGACGATCTTGTTGGCGGTCGAGGTGCCGTTGATCACGAAGTAGGTGTGATCGGCGCCGAAATTGCGGGCGGCCCGCTCTTCGGCGGCGGCCAGCGGGCCGGTGTGATCGAGCAGCGACCCCAGCTCGGGCACCGACACCGAAAGGTCGGAGCGCAGGGTGTTCTCGCCGAAGAACTGGTGAAAGGCCTGCCCGACCGGGCTCTTGCGATAGGCCACACCACCACCATGGCCCGGTGTGTGCCAGGAATAATTGGACTGCGAGGTGTGCTGCACCAGGGCCTTGAAGAACGGCGGCAGCAGGCCATCGAGGTAATTACGGGCAGCACGTGCCACCTGGCGGGCCAGAAACGGCACGGTGTCTTCGAACAGATAGAGAATGCCGCGCAGCTGGTTGAGGTCGGCCATGGCTTCGGCCGGTGCATTTTCGATGGTGACCTGCTCGCCGAGCGCGAAGATCGGCAACTGTGGCGCACGCCGACGGGCGATGCGGATCAGCGCGACCATGTCCTGGAGCAGATGGCGATTTTCCCCGGCGCCCTCGGCAGCGACGAGGATGCAGGCCAGGCCATGATGGGTCGAGGCGACGATGTGCCCTTCCGCCGAGCTGGCGGTGGAGAGGATGGTGAAACCGTCCTGCTCCAGTTCCTGGGCGATGGCCCGTACCCGCTCGCCGGCCACGGTATCGGCCTTGATATCACGATGAACGATGAGTACGGGGAACTTGAGGTCTTTGTACATCAGCAACACCTGAGGTCACACGGGATTGGCCCGCTGTGCCCTCAGGGTAGAGGCTCGCCGGAAAGGACGGAACCCCTCGCGGGCGCGGCTATACGAAAAGGTCGCAATTCGCCGCTCAGGAGGCGGAAGTGTCCTGCTCCATCTGCGCCCATACGGCCGGCGCACCAGCGGATTTCTCGATAGCGGCCAGTCGTGCGACGTGTGCGGCAAGGTCGTCGGCGCTGGCGGCGATCACCGCCCCCCGAGCACGGTCTGCCGGTAGGCGACGAATCGGTGTCGGCTGCTGACGGCCATTGCCGTCGCCTTCGGAACCATCACCCGCCAGGGACAGGTTGGTCTGCCCACCGGTCATCGCCAGGTAGACGTCGGCGAGAATCTCCGAGTCGAGCAAGGCGCCGTGCAGTTCGCGGCCGGAGTTGTCAACGCCATAGCGCTTGCACAGCGCATCAAGGCTGTTGCGCTGCCCCGGATGACGCTCGCGGGCCATTTGCAGGCTGTCGAGCACATCGCAGTAGGAGGCCAGATCGGCGCGATCGTGCTGACCGATCAGGGCGAACTCGTTATTGAGGAAGCCCACGTCGAACGGCGCGTTGTGGATGATCAGCTGCGCGCCCTTGATGAACTCGTAGAACTCGTCAGCGACTTCCTTGAAGCGCGGCTTGTCCTTGAGGTCTTCGCTGGTGATGCCGTGAACCGCGATGGCGCCTTCGTCGATCTCGCGATCCGGCTGCAGGTATACATGGAAGTGGCGTCCGGTCAGGCGGCGACCCTCGACCTCGACGCAGCCGATCTCGATGACCCGGTGGCCATCGCTGACCGGCATACCGGTGGTTTCAGTATCCAGTACGACTCTACGCACGCTTCATGCTCCTGATGTCTTCGACGCCGCGGTTGGCCAGTTGGTCCGCACGTTCATTGCCGGGGTGGCCGATGTGGCCGCGCACCCATTGCCAGGTCACGTTGTGCCGGTTCACCTGCTCGTCGAGTTGCTGCCACAGGTCGGCATTCTTCACCGGCTCTTTCGCGGCGGTTTTCCAGCCACGCTTCTTCCAGTTGGGCATCCATTCCTGAATGCCCTTCATGACGTACTGCGAGTCGGTGACCAGGCGTACGTCACAGGGGCGCTTCAGTTCGGCCAGGCCGCGGATCGCGCCCATCAATTCCATGCGGTTGTTGGTGGTCACGGCTTCACCACCCCACAACTCCTTCTCCACACCCTGGAAGACCAGCAATGCGCCCCAGCCACCGACGCCGGGATTGCCCTTGCAGGCACCGTCGGTGTAAAGCTCAACTTGTTCGGACATTCAGCGCCTTTCTATCTATGGTCTGATTCGATAATGCAACAGCGCTCAGGGCGCGTCGCTATCGCGACGGCTGACCTTGGCTACCGGCATGGGCACCAGCTTGCCCATCGGCTCGCGACGGGACTGGCGCAGCGGGCGCAGGCCGACCACCAGCTTGCGCGCTACCAATACGTAAAAACCGCCACCCGGCGACTGCCAGGCTCCGCCCCAGCGTTCCAGAGGGGCTAGCCGAGCCTGCCAGGCAGCGGAAGCAAGCGGCGGACGATAACATCCGAAGCGCCGTTTCTCCAGCGCGAAGCCAAGCAGGTTGAGCCAGTCGCCAAGGCGCCCGGGAGCGATGCAGCGCGCGTCGTGGAGGATGTCATGGGCGAACAGATGGCGTACTCCCCAGGCACTCAGCGGGTTGATCCCCACCACCAGCAGATGGCCGCCAGGGCGCACGCTGCGTGCAGCTTCGCGCAGCAGCCCATGGGGTGACTGGCAGAAATCCAGACCGTGCTGCAGCACCACCACATCGGCGGCATGCTCGACCAGCGGCCAGGACTGTTCCTCGCAGACGATCTCGACCCCCGCGAATGGCGCGCCAAGGCGCACGCTGCGCTGAATCTGCTGGGTTTCGATGGCGGTTTCGGCACAGGGGCCGTAATGCACCAGATAGCCGCCGAAGAAGCGTGCCAGTTCTTCATCGAGCAGGCGCTGCTCCTGCTCCAGCAGCAGACGCCCCAGCGGGCTGGTGAACCATTCTCGGGCAGCACCGATCAGCTGGAGCCAATCGGCATCGGCCTGGGCAAAGGGATTGTCGCTCATGGACGCTTGCTCACGGACTCTTGTTCATAGGGATCACCTGCATGGCCATCTTCAACAATGACACCTAAGATGCACCTTTGTCCCCAACTTGGCGACCACCTGATGATCAAGATCGAAGCCCTGAGTGCATTCTCGGACAATTACATCTGGCTGCTCCAGGATGAGCCGCGCAAGCGTGTCGCCGTGGTCGACCCCGGTGATGCCGCGCCCGTGCAGGCCTGGCTGCACGCTCGTCCCGACTGGACCTTGAGCGACATCCTGATCACCCACCATCACCCCGACCATGTTGGCGGCGTCGAGCAATTGCGCCGTGACAGCGGTGCCCGCGTCTATGGCCCTGCCAGGGAAAACATCCCCGCCCGCGACCAGGCGCTGGTCGATGGCGAACGTATAGAAGTGCTTGGCCTCTGCTTTCAGGTGATCGACGTACCGGGCCATACCCTTGGCCACATTGCCTTCTACCAGGGCGACCATCACTGGCTGTTCAGTGGCGACACCCTGTTCGCGGCAGGCTGTGGCCGGCTGTTCGAAGGAACGCCAGCGCAGATGCACCATTCGCTGCAACGCCTCGCCGCATTGCCGGATGACACCCTGATCTACTGCGCCCACGAATACACCCTGAGCAACCTGCGCTTCGCCCACGCGGTCGAACCCGAGAATCCGGCGATCGCCGAACGCCTGCAACAGGTCACCGAATGGCGTGAGCAGGGTCGTATCAGCCTGCCTTCCGTGCTGGAACTGGAACGGGCGACCAACCCCTTTCTGCGCGGCGCTGAAACATCGGTTAAAGAAATGATCGCCAGCCGCGAGGGTCGCCCGATCGACAGCGAGGCCGAGGTTTTCGCCGCGTTGCGCGCCTGGAAGGATCGCTTCTGAAGCGCCGACTGAGCCGCAAAATTCTGGTCAAAACTTGACCACCCCTGGATCGGTTTCTAGAATCCCCCGACTTTCGATCCAGGACGCCCCCACCAACCAATGCCTTCGCAACCTTGTAACTCATTGAATTCAAAGGCATTGGCCTTGCGCTACCCGGCGCTCGCCGTGGCCATCTGTGCCGTTCTCAGCGGCTGCCAGAGCCTGGATCAACAGAACGTTGATTCAGCCCCAGCGGTCGATTTGAGCGGCAGAACGCCGCATGAGCCCCTTTGGATCAATGGATCGGCCCAGGCCGAGCAGCCCAAGGACATCTGGGAGCGGGTACGCGCGGGTTATCAGTTGCAGGACAACATCGGTGTCAACCCGCGTATCGAGCAACAACGCCTGTGGTTTGCCAGCAACCCGTCGTTCGTCGAGAAATCCGGCGAGCGCAGCAGTCCCTACATCCACTACATCGTCGAGCGCCTGCAGGAGCGCAACATGCCGATGGAGCTGGCGCTGCTGCCGATGATCGAAAGCGCTTACAACCCCTTCGCCTATTCCCCAGCCGATGCGGTGGGTCTGTGGCAGTTCATCCCCTCCACGGGGCGCAACTTCAACCTGCGCCAGACCAGCTGGTACGACGGCCGTCGCGACGTCACGGCATCCACCCAGGCCGCCATGAACTACCTGGCCCGCCTGCACGAGATGTTCAACGGTGACTGGCTGCTGGCCCTGGCTGCCTACAACGCCGGTGAAGGTCGAGTCAGCCGGGCCATCGAGCGCAACCAGAAGCTTGGCTTGCCCACCGATTACTGGAACCTGTCGCTGCCTCAGGAAACCCAGAATTACGTGCCCAAGCTGCTTGCCCTTTCCCAGGTGATCATGGCACCCAACGCTTACGGCGTGAGCCTGAGCCCGATCGCCAACGAACCCTACTTCGAGGAGGTGGAGCTCAAGCAGCGCATGGATCTTTCCCGGGTCGCCGCACTCGCCGAAGTCGATGAAGACGAGCTTTACCTGCTCAACCCGGCCTTCAAGAAGCGCATCACCGTCGACGGCCCACAGCATCTGCTGGTGCCGACGCAGAAAGTCGAACTGCTGACTGCCAACCTGTCGACTCTCAAGCCCGAGGATCTGCAGAACTGGCAGGAGTACGTGGTGCGTCCGGGCGATAACCTGCACGGCATCGCCAACCGCTACGAGCTGAGCGTTGCCAGTATCAAGGAGCTCAATCAGATCGCCGGCAACACCCTGCGCGTCGGCCAGCACCTCAATCTGCCAAGCACGGCGCAACCGGCACCGGACTCGACGCCGCAACGCACGGTCAATACCGCCATCGCCTCGCGCAGTTATCAGGTGCGCAACGGTGACAACCTGTGGCAGATCGCCAAGGCTCACAACGTCTCGGTCACCGACATCCGACGCTGGAACGCGCTCAAGGGCAACGCCCTGCGCGTCGGCCAGGACCTCAAGCTGCAGGGGGGCGCGAGCACCCAGGCAGTCGCCCGCGCCGAGCGCGACGACGTGACCTACTACAAGGTACGCAAGGGTGATTCGCTGCACCTGATCGCCAAGCGTTTCAACGTGCAGATGAAGAACCTGCAGAGCTGGAACCCGAGAACCGGCAAGGCGCTCAAGCCAGGCCAGGTCCTGACCCTGCGCCTGCCTGACTGAAGCGCATTGCAACACACTTGATGCACACCGCCGGGGCCGGTCTTTTTCCTGTACAGACAAGCTGTTACTGTACGGAGACCTTTGCCGCCCCGGACCGGATATTGCACTTGAGACGCCCTCTCCTCTCGCTGATTTTCGGCCTGGCCACCAGCTTCCCGGCCCTGGCAACGCTCAGCGAAAGCCACGGGTATGCGCAGTTCGGTGCGCTCAAGTATCCAGCCAGCTTCACCCACTTCGACTGGGTCAACCCCGAGGCCCCCAAAGGCGGCACCTTGCGGATCATGGCGTCCGGCAGCTTCGACACGCTCAATCCCTACACCTTCAAGGGCACCAGCCCGGTCGCCACGGCCAACTTTCTGCAATATGGCGTGAACGAACTGAACGAGCCGCTGATGGTCGGCACCGGAATGTACGACCCCTCCGGTGATGAACCCGCGTCCAGTTACGGGCTGATCGCCCAGTCGGTGGAGTACAGCGAGGATCGCAGCTGGGTGGTGTTCAATCTGCGTCCGGAGGCACGCTTCCATGATGGCAAGCCGATTACCGCCTACGACGTGGCTTTTTCGTACCGCCTGCTGCTCAAGGAGGGGCACCCGCAGTACCGCACCAACCTGCAGGAAGTGAAGCGGGTCGACATCCTCAATCGCCATCGCGTGCGTTTCGTTCTCAAGCGCTCGAACAATCCGCTGCTGATCCTGCGCCTGGGCGAGTTGCCGGTGCTGCCGCAGCATTACTGGAAGGACCGCGATTTCAAAGCGACCACCTTCGAGCCACCACTGGGCAGCGGCCCTTATCGAATCACCCGGGTCAACCCCGGACGCAGCCTGAGCTTCGAGCGGGTCGAGGACTGGTGGGGCGCCTCGTTGCCGGTCAACCGCGGCAAGTACAACTTCGATCGCGTCGAGGTGGATTTCTACCGCGACAGCCATGTCGCCTTCGAAGCCTTCAAGGCCGGTGAGTTCGACCTCTACATCGAACAGCAGGCGAAGAACTGGGCCAACAGCTACCGCTTCCCCGCCGTCACTCGTGGCGATGTGGTACGTGCGGAAATTCCTCACCAGATTCCTACTCAGACTCAAGCGCTGTTCATGAACACGCGCCGTGGCACTTTCGAAGACGTGCGAGTCCGCGAGGCCCTGGGCCTGATGTTCGATTTCGAGTGGACCAACCGCACGCTCTTCAACAGCTCCTACACCCGTGCAGCAAGCTACTACCCGAACAGCGAGTTCTCTGCCAAGGGCAAGCCGGAAGGAGCAGAATGGCTGCTGCTGTCGCCCTTTCGTGCACAACTGCCGCCGAAGCTGTTCACCGAACCGTTCCAGATGCCGGTCACCGATGGCCGCGGCATCCCCCGCGAAACCTTGCGCCATGCCCTCGGTCTATTGGCCGACGCTGGCTGGAAACCCTCTGGCCAACGCTTGCTGAACGACAAGGGACAGGCGCTGCGTTTCGAGATCCTGCTGGTCAATCCCAACCTCGAGCGTATCCTTCAGCCCTTTACCGAAAACCTCGCGAGCATCGGCATACAGGCCAACCTGAGAACCGTGGATCGTGCCCAGTACAAGCAACGTCTGGATCAGTTCGAATTCGACATGATATTGCTGACCCTGCCGCAAACCCTCAGCCCAGGCCTGGAGCAGTCACTGTACTTCCACTCCAGCCAGGCCAGCGTCAAGGGCGGGAAGAATTACGCAGGCATCAACGACCCGGTGGTCGACGCCCTGCTGGAAAAACTGCTCTCTGCCCGCAGCCGCGACGAACAGGTGGCCGCTACCCGCGCCCTGGATCGGGTGATGCTCTGGCAGTACTACACCATTCCAAACTGGTACATCGACTATCACCGCCTGGCGTACCGCAATCGCTTTGCATTCGTCACCACGCCGCCCTACACGCTGGGGCTGCGCACCTGGTGGCTGAAAACCACGGAGAACACCCGATGACGCATCCACTGCGCTCATTTCTGATGCATGGCAGCGCCCTGCTGCTGCTTGGCCTTGCCAGCCTGTCCCAGGCTGCCCCACAGCATGCCCTGACGCTTTACGGCGAGCCGCCGAAGTACCCGGCCAACTTCAAGCATTTCGACTACGTCAATCCCGATGCGCCCAAGGGTGGCATCCTGCGTCTGCCAGGCCTCAATGGCTTCGACAGCTTCAACCCGTTCATCCCCAAAGGTAACGCGGCCGACCGTGTAGGGCTGATCTACGACACCCTCACCTACCACTCGCCGGACGAGCCTTTCACCGAGTACGGGCTGCTGGCGGAAAAGGTCGAAAAGGCCGCAGACGACAGCTACGTACGCTTCTTCCTCAACCCCAAGGCGCGCTTCC encodes:
- the rnhA gene encoding ribonuclease HI, whose amino-acid sequence is MSEQVELYTDGACKGNPGVGGWGALLVFQGVEKELWGGEAVTTNNRMELMGAIRGLAELKRPCDVRLVTDSQYVMKGIQEWMPNWKKRGWKTAAKEPVKNADLWQQLDEQVNRHNVTWQWVRGHIGHPGNERADQLANRGVEDIRSMKRA
- the nudC gene encoding NAD(+) diphosphatase; the encoded protein is MRSGWVPQLLDCRQPGGLVLAHHRQHFLGDAHGLLFPRDWLKSQSLPVIAEHGLGHFRGEPLYLLELDDKAELPGCSWQGLRQVMLEGDAELFQMLGYAAQIGTWASDNRFCGGCATAMQSVAGERAMHCPRCNLRQYPRLSPSMIVLVTRGDEVLLARSPRFVTGVYSTLAGFVEPGESVEQCVAREVREEVGVEVCDIEYQGSQNWPFPHSLMLGFHARYAGGEIVRQEEEIEDAQWFSVHELPPLPASRSIARYLIDLYVARRLGRAEPVLPD
- a CDS encoding LysM peptidoglycan-binding domain-containing protein, with the protein product MPSQPCNSLNSKALALRYPALAVAICAVLSGCQSLDQQNVDSAPAVDLSGRTPHEPLWINGSAQAEQPKDIWERVRAGYQLQDNIGVNPRIEQQRLWFASNPSFVEKSGERSSPYIHYIVERLQERNMPMELALLPMIESAYNPFAYSPADAVGLWQFIPSTGRNFNLRQTSWYDGRRDVTASTQAAMNYLARLHEMFNGDWLLALAAYNAGEGRVSRAIERNQKLGLPTDYWNLSLPQETQNYVPKLLALSQVIMAPNAYGVSLSPIANEPYFEEVELKQRMDLSRVAALAEVDEDELYLLNPAFKKRITVDGPQHLLVPTQKVELLTANLSTLKPEDLQNWQEYVVRPGDNLHGIANRYELSVASIKELNQIAGNTLRVGQHLNLPSTAQPAPDSTPQRTVNTAIASRSYQVRNGDNLWQIAKAHNVSVTDIRRWNALKGNALRVGQDLKLQGGASTQAVARAERDDVTYYKVRKGDSLHLIAKRFNVQMKNLQSWNPRTGKALKPGQVLTLRLPD
- a CDS encoding crotonase/enoyl-CoA hydratase family protein yields the protein MPEYQAFRVELLDKVAHVVINRPDKINAMNAAFWTEIIEIFRWIDETDEIRAVVLSGAGKHFSSGIDLSLLAQVGTQLGKDPGRNARTLRRKILDLQASFNAVDGCSKPVLAAIHGYCLGGAVDLVSACDMRYCAEDAQFAIKEIDIGMAADVGTLQRLPRIIGDGMLRELAFTGRSVGAAEAREIGLVNQVYGDFDALLAGVMDIARVIAAKSPVAVRGTKEMIRYMRDHRVDDGLEYVATWNAAMLQSADLRVAMAAHMNKQNPEFAD
- the gloB gene encoding hydroxyacylglutathione hydrolase, with amino-acid sequence MIKIEALSAFSDNYIWLLQDEPRKRVAVVDPGDAAPVQAWLHARPDWTLSDILITHHHPDHVGGVEQLRRDSGARVYGPARENIPARDQALVDGERIEVLGLCFQVIDVPGHTLGHIAFYQGDHHWLFSGDTLFAAGCGRLFEGTPAQMHHSLQRLAALPDDTLIYCAHEYTLSNLRFAHAVEPENPAIAERLQQVTEWREQGRISLPSVLELERATNPFLRGAETSVKEMIASREGRPIDSEAEVFAALRAWKDRF
- a CDS encoding class I SAM-dependent methyltransferase codes for the protein MSDNPFAQADADWLQLIGAAREWFTSPLGRLLLEQEQRLLDEELARFFGGYLVHYGPCAETAIETQQIQRSVRLGAPFAGVEIVCEEQSWPLVEHAADVVVLQHGLDFCQSPHGLLREAARSVRPGGHLLVVGINPLSAWGVRHLFAHDILHDARCIAPGRLGDWLNLLGFALEKRRFGCYRPPLASAAWQARLAPLERWGGAWQSPGGGFYVLVARKLVVGLRPLRQSRREPMGKLVPMPVAKVSRRDSDAP
- the dnaQ gene encoding DNA polymerase III subunit epsilon, producing the protein MRRVVLDTETTGMPVSDGHRVIEIGCVEVEGRRLTGRHFHVYLQPDREIDEGAIAVHGITSEDLKDKPRFKEVADEFYEFIKGAQLIIHNAPFDVGFLNNEFALIGQHDRADLASYCDVLDSLQMARERHPGQRNSLDALCKRYGVDNSGRELHGALLDSEILADVYLAMTGGQTNLSLAGDGSEGDGNGRQQPTPIRRLPADRARGAVIAASADDLAAHVARLAAIEKSAGAPAVWAQMEQDTSAS
- a CDS encoding Orn/Lys/Arg decarboxylase N-terminal domain-containing protein, coding for MYKDLKFPVLIVHRDIKADTVAGERVRAIAQELEQDGFTILSTASSAEGHIVASTHHGLACILVAAEGAGENRHLLQDMVALIRIARRRAPQLPIFALGEQVTIENAPAEAMADLNQLRGILYLFEDTVPFLARQVARAARNYLDGLLPPFFKALVQHTSQSNYSWHTPGHGGGVAYRKSPVGQAFHQFFGENTLRSDLSVSVPELGSLLDHTGPLAAAEERAARNFGADHTYFVINGTSTANKIVWHSMVGRDDLVLVDRNCHKSILHAIIMTGAIPLYLSPERNELGIIGPIPLSEFSRESIQAKIDASPLARGREPRVKLAVVTNSTYDGLCYNAELIKRTLGDSVEVLHFDEAWYAYAAFHEFYAGRYGMGTTREAGGPMVFTTHSTHKLLAAFSQASMIHVQDGGVRKLDRDRFNEAFMMHISTSPQYGIIASLDVASAMMEGPAGRSLIQETFDEALSFRRALANLGQSLSSEDWWFSIWQPPQTEGADDVSTPDWLLQPEADWHGFGDVAEDYVLLDPIKVTLVMPGLTAGGRLHERGIPAAVVSKFLWERGLVVEKTGLYSFLVLFSMGITKGKWSTLLTELLEFKRSYDANLPLSAVLPSIAREGAGRYQGMGLRDLCDALHDCYRENATAKSLKRMYTVLPQIALKPADAYNQLVRGEVEEVLVDDVQGRIAAVMLVPYPPGIPLIMPGERFTTETRSIIDYLRFAQAFEQRFPGFDADVHGLQRHEGEQGSYYTVDCIIEA